One Betaproteobacteria bacterium genomic region harbors:
- a CDS encoding phosphoribosylaminoimidazolesuccinocarboxamide synthase, which translates to MASAPMLQSDLKSLPLVHRGKVRDLYAVGEDQLLVIQTDRLSAFDVILPTPIPGKGEVLTALSLFWFERLRHVLPNHLTGIESQSVVAPEERSQVAGRAMVVRRFQPLMIEAVVRGYLAGSAWKDYRTSGSVCGIALPPRLKEAQQLPEPIFTPATKAPAGSHDENIDFGEAQRIIGIDLAERVRGHAIRLYSEAAEYARTRGIIIADTKFEFGIDSDRTLYLIDEALTPDSSRFWLADTYRAGT; encoded by the coding sequence ATGGCCAGCGCCCCGATGCTGCAAAGCGACCTGAAAAGCCTGCCTCTCGTTCATCGCGGCAAGGTGCGCGACCTGTACGCGGTGGGCGAAGACCAACTGCTGGTGATCCAGACCGATCGGTTGTCGGCATTCGACGTGATCCTGCCGACCCCGATCCCCGGCAAGGGCGAAGTGCTGACCGCGCTGTCGCTGTTCTGGTTCGAACGCCTGCGTCACGTCCTGCCCAATCACCTCACCGGCATCGAGTCGCAGAGCGTGGTCGCACCCGAGGAACGCAGCCAGGTGGCCGGGCGCGCGATGGTCGTGCGACGCTTCCAGCCGCTCATGATCGAGGCCGTGGTTCGCGGCTATCTCGCCGGCTCGGCCTGGAAGGACTACCGGACGAGCGGGTCGGTATGCGGCATTGCGTTACCGCCCCGCCTGAAGGAGGCGCAGCAGCTGCCCGAGCCGATCTTCACGCCCGCCACCAAGGCGCCCGCCGGAAGCCACGACGAGAACATCGATTTCGGCGAGGCGCAGCGCATCATCGGCATCGATCTGGCCGAGCGTGTTCGCGGTCATGCCATTCGGCTGTACTCGGAGGCCGCGGAATACGCCCGAACGCGTGGCATCATCATCGCCGATACCAAGTTCGAGTTCGGGATCGATAGCGACCGAACCCTCTACCTGATCGACGAAGCGCTCACGCCCGATTCATCGCGCTTCTGGCTCGCGGACACGTACCGCGCCGGCACCAA